The proteins below are encoded in one region of Micromonospora pisi:
- a CDS encoding GNAT family N-acetyltransferase yields the protein MHPPITLHVAPFADLDARTLHDLIRLRVDVFVVEQKCPYPELDGRDVEPGTRHLWLEQDGAPVAYLRILADPEGVERIGRVVVAQHARGDGHAGRLITEALRVIGERTSVLEAQAHLAGFYGRYGYAPIGPEYLEDGIPHVPMRRTPA from the coding sequence ATGCATCCCCCGATCACCCTCCATGTCGCCCCCTTCGCCGACCTCGACGCCCGTACGCTGCACGACCTGATCCGGCTGCGGGTCGACGTCTTCGTGGTCGAGCAGAAGTGCCCGTACCCGGAACTGGACGGTCGGGACGTCGAGCCGGGCACCCGCCACCTCTGGCTGGAGCAGGACGGGGCGCCCGTGGCGTACCTGCGGATCCTCGCCGACCCGGAGGGCGTGGAGCGGATCGGACGGGTCGTGGTGGCCCAGCACGCGCGCGGCGACGGCCACGCCGGAAGGTTGATCACCGAGGCCCTGCGGGTGATCGGCGAGCGGACCAGCGTGTTGGAGGCGCAGGCGCACCTGGCCGGCTTCTACGGCCGCTACGGCTACGCCCCCATCGGCCCGGAGTACCTCGAGGACGGCATCCCCCACGTGCCGATGCGCCGTACCCCCGCCTGA
- a CDS encoding GNAT family N-acetyltransferase translates to MTEIVYRAAGRGDVPAIVALLADDDLGAEREVVGEEVDAAYWAAFEAIDADPRNALIVADQDGEVVGTLQLTFIPSLTRGGAERAEIEGVRVRSDRRGTGLGRSMIGWAVEQARERGCGLVQLTTDKRRTAAHRFYSGLGFQASHEGMKLPLRRG, encoded by the coding sequence GTGACGGAGATCGTTTACCGGGCCGCGGGCCGCGGCGACGTGCCGGCGATCGTGGCGCTGCTCGCCGATGACGACCTGGGCGCCGAGCGGGAGGTCGTGGGCGAGGAGGTGGACGCCGCCTACTGGGCCGCGTTCGAGGCGATCGACGCCGATCCGCGCAACGCGCTGATCGTGGCCGACCAGGACGGCGAGGTGGTCGGCACGCTGCAACTCACCTTCATCCCCTCGCTCACCCGCGGCGGCGCCGAGCGTGCCGAAATCGAAGGAGTGCGCGTACGCAGCGACCGACGCGGCACCGGCCTGGGGCGGTCGATGATCGGTTGGGCGGTGGAGCAGGCCCGGGAGCGGGGCTGCGGCCTGGTCCAGTTGACCACCGACAAGCGACGTACGGCCGCTCACCGTTTCTACTCCGGACTGGGATTCCAGGCCAGCCACGAGGGGATGAAGCTCCCGCTCCGGCGGGGATAG
- the ligD gene encoding non-homologous end-joining DNA ligase → MVGSAKAAAVEVEVAGHQVRLSSPDRVIFPGRGFTKKDVFEYYVAVGDGIMRALRSRPTTLQRFPDGIEGEMFFQKRVPARGVPPWVETARIKFPSGRTADELCPADLAHVAWAAQMGTVVFHPWPVRGADVDRPDEMRIDLDPQPGTDFGDAVTVAGEVRALLDELGATGLPKTSGGRGVHVYLRIEPRWTFTEVRRAVIAFAREVERRRPDLATTAWWKEQRGEKVFLDYNQMARDRTIACAYSLRANARATVSTPVTWDELADVEPDDFDLRTVPPRLAKIGDPYAVLDETPWDITPLLEWAERDDRGGSGDLPYPPDHPKMPGEPKRVQPSRARQTDGKSE, encoded by the coding sequence ATGGTTGGCAGCGCGAAGGCGGCGGCCGTCGAGGTCGAGGTGGCTGGACATCAGGTACGGCTGAGCAGCCCGGACCGGGTGATCTTCCCCGGGCGCGGCTTCACCAAGAAGGACGTGTTCGAGTACTACGTGGCCGTCGGTGACGGGATCATGCGGGCACTGCGGTCCCGTCCCACCACCCTGCAACGCTTCCCGGACGGCATCGAAGGCGAGATGTTCTTCCAGAAGCGGGTGCCGGCCCGGGGCGTACCGCCCTGGGTGGAGACCGCCCGGATCAAGTTCCCGAGCGGCCGTACCGCCGACGAGCTCTGTCCGGCGGACCTGGCCCATGTCGCCTGGGCCGCGCAGATGGGCACGGTGGTCTTCCATCCCTGGCCGGTCCGGGGCGCCGACGTGGACCGGCCGGACGAGATGCGGATCGACCTCGACCCGCAACCGGGCACCGACTTCGGCGACGCGGTGACGGTGGCGGGGGAGGTGCGCGCGCTCCTGGACGAACTGGGCGCGACGGGCTTGCCGAAGACCTCCGGCGGTCGGGGCGTGCACGTCTACCTCCGGATCGAGCCGCGCTGGACCTTCACCGAGGTACGCCGTGCGGTGATCGCGTTCGCCCGCGAGGTGGAACGACGCCGACCCGACCTGGCCACCACCGCCTGGTGGAAGGAACAGCGGGGCGAGAAGGTCTTCCTGGACTACAACCAGATGGCCCGGGACCGGACGATCGCCTGCGCGTACTCGCTGCGCGCCAACGCCCGGGCCACCGTCTCCACCCCGGTCACCTGGGACGAGTTGGCCGACGTCGAGCCGGACGACTTCGACCTCCGTACGGTGCCACCCCGGCTGGCGAAGATCGGCGACCCGTACGCCGTCCTGGACGAGACGCCGTGGGACATCACGCCCCTGCTGGAGTGGGCCGAACGCGACGACCGGGGCGGCTCGGGTGATCTCCCGTACCCGCCGGACCACCCGAAGATGCCGGGCGAACCGAAGCGGGTCCAGCCCAGCCGGGCCCGGCAGACCGACGGGAAATCCGAATAA
- a CDS encoding alpha/beta hydrolase encodes MTRTLARRWRVLAGCVAATLVLSGCTLPVFAPRTDGGAPGRAASGPVGSAAAWKPCPETARELVGRTAPEMRYDCATIAVPRDWLAAGGTAAPGTGSSATPGNSATFDIALIRARSTRQRDRIGSLLINPGGPGGSGVDTAVYLSFGPAFGGLPDDVTDRFDIVGFDPRGVSRSSPVECVSDANLDTSFGYDPDPESQAGFDGLVALNQRIGEACADKYGDDLRLFSTEQAARDMDAIRAAVGDEKLTYLGYSYGTLLGATYAQLFPRNVRALVLDGAVDPQQDSVADSESQAKGFELAFTNFTRWCAQTPSRCPVAPDARKAVTDALAKADVSPVRGRDGRTATGGWVLYAVISSLYTESGWEELAKAIDRLEGGDPTGVFELADSYAERDADGTYSNLFDANLTINCADDEGTPDVARIRELQAQWRAKYPLFGAALATGLLTCRYWPGQRDPYPTGAATGAPPILVVGTTGDPATPYEQTPKLADMLGVGTVLTWEGEGHTAYPQTRCVTEAVDAYLIDLTVPPTGLRCPAR; translated from the coding sequence GTGACCCGCACGCTCGCCCGACGCTGGCGCGTACTCGCCGGCTGTGTCGCCGCCACACTGGTACTGAGCGGTTGCACGCTGCCCGTCTTCGCACCGCGCACCGACGGCGGAGCGCCGGGGCGTGCCGCGTCCGGCCCGGTCGGGTCGGCCGCCGCCTGGAAACCCTGCCCGGAGACGGCGCGTGAGCTGGTCGGCCGGACCGCGCCGGAGATGCGGTACGACTGCGCCACCATCGCCGTACCCCGGGACTGGCTGGCCGCCGGTGGCACCGCCGCCCCCGGAACCGGCAGCAGCGCCACCCCCGGCAACAGCGCCACCTTCGACATCGCCCTGATCCGGGCCCGCTCGACCCGGCAACGGGACCGGATCGGGTCGCTGCTGATCAACCCCGGCGGCCCCGGCGGCTCGGGCGTGGACACCGCCGTCTACCTCTCCTTCGGCCCGGCCTTCGGCGGGCTGCCCGACGACGTCACCGATCGGTTCGACATCGTCGGCTTCGACCCGCGCGGGGTGTCCCGCTCCAGCCCGGTCGAGTGCGTCTCCGACGCCAACCTGGACACGAGCTTCGGTTACGACCCGGACCCGGAGAGCCAGGCCGGATTCGACGGCCTGGTCGCGCTCAACCAGCGCATCGGCGAGGCGTGCGCGGACAAGTACGGCGACGATCTGCGCCTGTTCTCCACCGAGCAGGCGGCTCGGGACATGGACGCGATCCGGGCGGCGGTGGGCGACGAGAAGCTCACTTACCTGGGCTACTCGTACGGCACCCTGCTCGGCGCGACCTACGCGCAGCTCTTCCCGCGCAACGTACGGGCGCTGGTGCTCGACGGCGCGGTGGACCCGCAGCAGGACAGCGTCGCCGACTCGGAGAGCCAGGCCAAGGGGTTCGAGCTGGCGTTCACCAACTTCACCCGGTGGTGTGCCCAGACCCCGTCCCGCTGCCCGGTCGCACCGGATGCCCGCAAGGCGGTGACCGACGCGCTGGCGAAGGCCGACGTCTCCCCGGTACGCGGGCGCGACGGCCGGACCGCCACCGGCGGCTGGGTCCTGTACGCGGTGATCTCCTCGCTCTACACCGAGTCCGGCTGGGAGGAGCTGGCCAAGGCGATCGACCGGCTCGAGGGCGGTGACCCGACCGGGGTGTTCGAGTTGGCCGACTCGTACGCCGAGCGCGACGCCGACGGGACCTACTCGAACCTCTTCGACGCCAACCTGACCATCAACTGCGCGGACGACGAGGGCACGCCCGACGTGGCCCGGATCCGCGAGCTACAGGCGCAGTGGCGGGCGAAGTACCCGCTGTTCGGGGCGGCGCTCGCCACCGGTCTGCTGACCTGCCGGTACTGGCCGGGGCAGCGGGACCCGTACCCGACCGGTGCGGCGACCGGGGCACCGCCGATCCTGGTCGTCGGCACCACCGGCGATCCGGCCACACCGTACGAGCAGACGCCGAAGCTGGCCGACATGCTCGGCGTCGGCACGGTGCTGACCTGGGAGGGCGAGGGGCACACGGCGTACCCGCAGACCCGCTGCGTCACCGAGGCGGTGGACGCGTACCTGATCGATCTCACCGTGCCGCCGACCGGCCTGCGCTGCCCGGCCCGCTGA
- a CDS encoding DUF4142 domain-containing protein, protein MSTALPRSLSGSKWPLALITGIAGALLGGVLGAPVAASAASLGGQPTQARPVRAAQPMPAYQPARAVPPAPAYGPVAAHPSGSPVSGDVPNPLAEMPAKASAAGPVGPADRDLLVKVKLAGLWEMPASDMAVAKGASTKVREVGGKIGPQHMTLDDLVNKAAAKLGVALPTEPTPEQKGWLAEMQRATGPQFDLVFVERLRAAHGKIFPAIGAVRAGTRNEVVRELAAQANAFVLTHITLLESTGLVDYERLPLPPAPAPAAAAAAVVGGTGSLLSGVDTRAATGGVNPTVVWLVLLAALIAGAYSMVRLIRPR, encoded by the coding sequence ATGTCGACCGCACTGCCACGTTCGCTGAGCGGGTCGAAGTGGCCGTTGGCGCTGATCACCGGAATTGCGGGTGCGCTGCTCGGCGGCGTGCTCGGCGCCCCGGTGGCGGCCTCGGCCGCTTCGCTCGGCGGCCAGCCGACGCAGGCCCGCCCGGTACGGGCGGCCCAGCCGATGCCGGCGTACCAGCCAGCACGCGCGGTGCCACCGGCACCGGCGTACGGGCCGGTGGCCGCGCACCCGTCGGGCAGCCCGGTCAGTGGCGACGTGCCGAATCCGCTCGCGGAGATGCCCGCCAAGGCGTCCGCCGCCGGGCCGGTCGGACCGGCCGACCGGGACCTGCTGGTCAAGGTCAAGCTGGCCGGGCTCTGGGAGATGCCGGCCAGCGACATGGCTGTCGCCAAGGGCGCGTCCACCAAGGTCCGTGAGGTCGGCGGCAAGATCGGCCCGCAGCACATGACCCTGGACGACCTGGTGAACAAGGCCGCCGCCAAGCTCGGCGTGGCCCTGCCCACCGAACCGACCCCCGAACAGAAGGGTTGGCTGGCGGAGATGCAACGCGCCACCGGCCCCCAGTTCGACCTGGTCTTCGTGGAGCGGCTGCGAGCGGCCCACGGCAAGATCTTCCCGGCGATCGGCGCCGTTCGCGCCGGCACCCGTAACGAGGTGGTCCGCGAACTCGCCGCACAGGCCAACGCGTTCGTCCTCACCCACATCACGCTCTTGGAGAGCACCGGGCTGGTCGACTACGAACGGCTTCCGCTGCCCCCCGCCCCCGCCCCGGCCGCCGCGGCAGCGGCCGTCGTCGGCGGCACCGGCTCGCTCCTCAGTGGAGTCGACACCCGCGCCGCCACCGGCGGCGTCAACCCGACCGTCGTCTGGCTCGTGCTGCTGGCCGCGCTGATCGCCGGTGCCTACAGCATGGTCCGCCTGATCCGCCCCCGCTGA
- a CDS encoding DUF1990 family protein has protein sequence MILNGLRRWSRRGRREGGKVDALTYPETGATLTGELPPGYRHLRYRTRLGAVDLASAGDAVLDWRLHRAAGIRIEASAPRAAEGVTVVSGLGVGRLRLRAPCRVVWAVRDEHRAGFGYGTLPGHPARGEEAFLVERDDRGDVWFGVTAFSRPAGWLMGSAGPFAVAFQQLYARHLGQTLRRLAVPQR, from the coding sequence ATGATCTTGAATGGGTTGCGTCGGTGGTCCCGGCGTGGGCGGCGGGAGGGCGGCAAGGTGGACGCGCTGACGTACCCCGAGACCGGCGCCACCTTGACCGGCGAGCTTCCGCCGGGCTACCGCCACCTGCGGTACCGCACCCGGCTCGGTGCGGTGGACCTCGCCTCCGCCGGCGACGCGGTGCTCGACTGGCGGCTGCACCGGGCCGCCGGGATCCGGATCGAGGCGTCCGCGCCCCGCGCGGCCGAGGGGGTCACCGTGGTCTCCGGGCTCGGCGTCGGCCGGCTGCGGCTGCGCGCGCCGTGCCGGGTGGTCTGGGCGGTACGCGACGAGCACCGCGCCGGCTTCGGCTACGGCACCCTGCCCGGCCATCCCGCCCGGGGCGAGGAGGCGTTCCTGGTCGAGCGGGACGACCGGGGTGACGTCTGGTTCGGCGTCACCGCCTTCAGCCGTCCCGCCGGATGGCTGATGGGCTCGGCCGGCCCGTTCGCGGTCGCGTTCCAGCAGCTCTACGCCCGGCACCTCGGCCAGACCCTGCGCCGCCTCGCCGTCCCACAGCGCTAG
- a CDS encoding ATP-dependent DNA ligase, with protein sequence MELPINPPVEPMLAKSVPRIPTATGMSYEPKWDGFRCIVFRDGDEVELASRGGKTLTRYFPEVVEQARRQLPVRCAVDGELIVIRRDGPQGAPRLDFELLSQRIHPAASRVAMLAETTPADLVAFDLLALGDEALVELPYADRRSRLEAALAGVEPPVHVTPSTADPDVAGRWFEIFEGAGLDGLIAKPAEIRYEPGKRLMFKIKHARTADVVVAGFRWHKSGPVVGSLLLGLYDDAGVLHHVGVCASFTAARRAELLEELAPFRGDPEGHPWVHGDPASGQRLPGGPSRWTGTKSLEWEPLRPELVAEVGYDAMEGDRFRHTAQFARWRPDREPRSCGYGQLERPIRFDVDQVLGGDPAAATGRA encoded by the coding sequence GTGGAGCTGCCGATCAATCCGCCGGTCGAGCCGATGCTGGCCAAGAGCGTGCCACGGATACCCACCGCCACCGGCATGAGTTACGAGCCGAAGTGGGACGGGTTCCGCTGCATCGTGTTCCGTGACGGCGACGAGGTGGAGTTGGCCAGCCGGGGCGGTAAGACGCTGACCCGCTACTTTCCCGAGGTGGTCGAGCAGGCCCGACGGCAGTTGCCGGTGCGCTGCGCGGTGGACGGGGAGCTGATCGTGATCCGGCGCGACGGGCCCCAGGGCGCGCCCCGGCTCGACTTCGAGCTGCTCAGCCAACGGATTCACCCGGCCGCGTCCCGGGTGGCGATGCTGGCCGAGACGACCCCGGCCGACCTGGTCGCCTTCGACCTGCTCGCGCTCGGCGACGAGGCCCTGGTCGAGCTGCCGTACGCGGACCGCCGGTCCCGACTGGAGGCGGCGCTGGCCGGGGTCGAGCCGCCGGTGCACGTCACGCCGAGCACCGCCGACCCGGACGTGGCCGGACGCTGGTTCGAGATCTTCGAGGGCGCCGGGCTGGACGGCCTGATCGCCAAGCCGGCCGAGATCAGGTACGAGCCGGGCAAGCGGCTGATGTTCAAGATCAAGCACGCCCGTACGGCGGACGTGGTGGTGGCCGGGTTCCGCTGGCACAAGTCGGGGCCGGTGGTCGGCTCGCTCCTGCTCGGCCTCTACGACGACGCGGGCGTACTGCACCACGTGGGGGTCTGCGCCTCGTTCACCGCCGCGCGACGGGCGGAACTGTTGGAGGAACTGGCCCCCTTCCGGGGCGACCCGGAGGGCCACCCGTGGGTGCACGGCGACCCGGCCAGTGGCCAGCGACTACCCGGCGGACCGAGCCGGTGGACCGGCACCAAGAGTTTGGAGTGGGAACCGCTGCGCCCCGAACTGGTGGCCGAGGTCGGCTACGACGCGATGGAGGGCGACCGGTTCCGGCACACCGCCCAGTTCGCCCGCTGGCGGCCGGACCGGGAGCCCCGCTCCTGCGGCTACGGACAGTTGGAACGGCCGATCCGCTTCGACGTCGACCAGGTGCTCGGTGGCGACCCGGCGGCGGCGACCGGGCGGGCGTGA
- a CDS encoding DNA-3-methyladenine glycosylase family protein, producing MTETAAAATRTLRPPDGYHLAASVGLLAMGNHDPCARFVDGSFWWATRTPDGPATLALRRTGGELLATGYGPGAGWVLDRADSIAGLRDDLTGFAALAAAHPLVAELAHAHRGLRIPRTGQVFPRLLRTIMEQKVTGTEAFRGYAATVRHFGTPAPGPVSALWTPPEPAALAAAPYWVFHPFGVEQRRAETLRRAAAVADRLERCADSDEATRRLTAIVGIGPWTAAEVVRTGYGDADAVSVGDYHIPNMVSWALAGQARGDDARMLELLEPFRGHRGRVCLLLAAAGAHAPRFGPRMPLRSFARF from the coding sequence GTGACCGAAACGGCAGCAGCGGCGACGCGGACCCTCCGCCCGCCCGACGGCTATCACCTGGCCGCCTCGGTCGGACTGCTCGCCATGGGCAACCACGACCCGTGTGCCCGCTTTGTCGACGGCTCGTTCTGGTGGGCCACCCGTACGCCGGACGGGCCGGCGACGCTCGCGCTGCGGCGTACCGGCGGGGAGTTGCTGGCCACCGGGTACGGCCCCGGTGCCGGGTGGGTGCTCGACCGGGCCGACTCGATCGCCGGACTCCGTGACGACCTGACCGGATTCGCGGCGCTGGCCGCCGCCCACCCGCTGGTGGCCGAACTGGCCCACGCCCACCGGGGACTGCGGATCCCCCGTACCGGGCAGGTCTTTCCCCGGCTGCTCCGGACGATCATGGAACAGAAGGTCACCGGCACGGAGGCGTTCCGGGGCTACGCGGCCACCGTCCGGCACTTCGGCACCCCTGCCCCGGGACCGGTGTCCGCGCTCTGGACCCCACCGGAACCGGCCGCCCTGGCGGCCGCCCCGTACTGGGTGTTCCACCCGTTCGGGGTCGAGCAGCGCCGGGCCGAGACGCTGCGCCGGGCCGCGGCGGTCGCCGACCGGCTGGAGCGGTGCGCCGACTCGGACGAGGCGACCCGGCGGCTGACCGCGATCGTCGGGATCGGGCCGTGGACCGCCGCCGAGGTGGTCCGGACCGGCTACGGCGACGCCGACGCGGTGAGCGTCGGCGACTATCACATTCCGAACATGGTGAGCTGGGCGCTGGCCGGGCAGGCGCGCGGGGACGACGCCCGGATGCTCGAACTGCTGGAGCCGTTCCGGGGGCACCGGGGTCGGGTCTGCCTCCTGCTGGCCGCCGCCGGTGCCCACGCTCCCCGCTTCGGCCCGCGTATGCCGCTGCGCTCCTTCGCCCGCTTCTAG
- a CDS encoding Prokaryotic metallothionein, giving the protein MATCETCGNDYWMSFEVRTVSGDSHTFDSFECAIQSLAPICEHCQVRIVGHGVEVSGRFFCCAHCARAVEGDQGAAIKDTVGARPA; this is encoded by the coding sequence ATGGCAACTTGCGAAACCTGCGGCAACGACTACTGGATGTCGTTCGAGGTACGGACGGTCAGCGGCGACTCGCACACCTTCGACTCGTTCGAGTGCGCGATCCAGAGTCTGGCGCCGATCTGCGAGCACTGCCAGGTCCGGATCGTCGGACACGGGGTGGAGGTCTCCGGCCGCTTCTTCTGCTGCGCCCACTGCGCCCGGGCGGTCGAGGGCGACCAGGGTGCCGCGATCAAGGACACCGTCGGCGCCCGCCCCGCGTGA
- the msrB gene encoding peptide-methionine (R)-S-oxide reductase MsrB: protein MTLDKKELPRTEDEWRVRLSPEEFRVLRQAGTERAWTGEYVETKTPGTYRCRACDAELFSSDTKFDSHCGWPSFDQALPGAIRYIEDRSLGMVRVEVRCANCDSHLGHRFDGEGFTPTDARYCINSVSMRLDPTDRP, encoded by the coding sequence ATGACTCTTGACAAGAAGGAGCTTCCGCGTACGGAGGACGAGTGGCGCGTCCGCCTGTCGCCCGAGGAGTTCCGGGTGTTGCGTCAGGCCGGCACCGAGCGGGCCTGGACCGGCGAATACGTCGAAACCAAGACTCCGGGGACATATCGCTGCCGCGCCTGCGACGCGGAACTCTTCTCCAGTGACACCAAGTTCGACTCGCACTGCGGCTGGCCGAGCTTCGACCAGGCCCTGCCGGGCGCGATCCGCTACATCGAGGACCGCTCGCTGGGCATGGTCCGGGTCGAGGTGCGCTGCGCCAACTGCGACTCGCACCTGGGTCACCGGTTCGACGGTGAGGGCTTCACCCCGACCGACGCCCGCTACTGCATCAACTCGGTCTCCATGCGCCTGGACCCGACCGACCGCCCCTGA
- a CDS encoding isoamylase early set domain-containing protein has protein sequence MIKRNRLFGNQTRVTFSLPKDAPTGTVSVVGCFNGWEPGRHELVPRRDGRRTVTVRLAPGEYRFRYLASGGVWLDDEQADLVDQQGGRLLL, from the coding sequence ATGATCAAACGGAACCGACTGTTCGGGAACCAGACCCGGGTGACCTTCTCGCTGCCGAAGGACGCGCCGACCGGCACGGTGAGCGTCGTCGGCTGCTTCAACGGGTGGGAGCCCGGCCGGCACGAACTGGTGCCGCGCCGGGACGGTCGGCGTACGGTGACGGTCCGGCTCGCTCCGGGCGAGTACCGGTTCCGCTACCTCGCCAGCGGCGGGGTCTGGCTCGACGACGAGCAGGCCGACCTGGTGGACCAGCAGGGTGGTCGGCTGCTGCTCTGA
- a CDS encoding Pecanex-like protein 1, which yields MNDTPARSSRQRRSNRPPRRTRLIAVLSTLVVFGGIVAVTQVSSAGTLGWRSRNNFCPPATTPARPTTPPAGATTSPGASAPAATLNPGSPAPTGGVPNPSNTAAAYHDHGSIQHPGDGQEPLIAGSQNRQQDRNRGRNCTPRPGTSSSAPPVGNPANPGAPLEILGNSCEQSQKQPHDGFQNGDRCVSTEFGEVGTAEDNPSLLITQAPRRVRINQSFTIRVSTRNLVRDRFLAAGQGGYYKESSFLTEDGLVRGHFHTACRMLTSDRSAPDPAPVPAFFVATEDGKGGAQADEVTVTVPGLPAAGEAQCASWAGDGSHRVPMMQRANQIPAFDVIRLTVTR from the coding sequence GTGAACGACACCCCCGCCCGCAGCTCCCGGCAACGCCGGTCGAACCGGCCGCCCCGCCGCACCCGGCTGATCGCCGTACTCTCCACGTTGGTCGTCTTCGGCGGCATCGTCGCGGTCACCCAGGTCTCCTCCGCGGGCACGCTCGGCTGGCGCTCCCGTAACAACTTCTGCCCGCCGGCGACCACCCCCGCCCGGCCCACGACACCACCGGCCGGGGCGACCACGTCCCCCGGGGCGAGCGCACCGGCGGCCACCCTCAACCCCGGCAGCCCGGCCCCGACCGGCGGGGTGCCGAACCCGTCCAACACCGCGGCGGCGTACCACGACCACGGCTCCATCCAGCACCCAGGCGACGGGCAGGAGCCGCTGATCGCCGGCTCGCAGAACCGGCAGCAGGACCGCAACCGGGGTCGAAACTGCACCCCCCGCCCCGGTACGTCGAGCAGTGCTCCCCCGGTCGGCAACCCGGCCAACCCGGGCGCCCCGCTGGAGATCCTCGGCAACAGCTGCGAGCAGAGCCAGAAGCAGCCGCACGACGGTTTCCAGAACGGCGACCGCTGCGTCAGCACCGAGTTCGGCGAGGTCGGCACCGCCGAGGACAACCCGTCGCTGCTGATCACCCAGGCGCCGCGCCGGGTCCGGATCAACCAGTCGTTCACGATCCGGGTGAGCACCCGCAACCTGGTCCGGGACCGGTTCCTCGCGGCCGGTCAGGGCGGCTACTACAAGGAGAGCTCGTTCCTGACCGAGGACGGGCTGGTCCGTGGCCACTTCCACACCGCCTGCCGGATGCTCACCAGTGACCGGAGCGCGCCCGACCCGGCGCCGGTGCCCGCGTTCTTCGTGGCGACCGAGGACGGCAAGGGCGGCGCCCAGGCCGACGAGGTCACGGTGACCGTGCCCGGTCTGCCGGCCGCCGGTGAGGCGCAGTGCGCCTCGTGGGCCGGCGACGGTTCGCACCGGGTGCCGATGATGCAGCGGGCCAACCAGATCCCCGCCTTCGACGTGATCCGGCTGACCGTCACCCGGTAG
- a CDS encoding ferric reductase-like transmembrane domain-containing protein: MRSAQESVHLIAATVGFISFFLLWLAVLSGLVLRNGWALTRIRHSTTHATHSTIALLGLCLGLVHGFAQLASPGGPVRLVDQFVPFLNPTDPIGIGVGTVALELMVATTLSVLIQRRLGYARWRALHALTYVAFMLLVAHVLISGSDVGPPVVWGSVLVAWLSTVAVWITTTPWISDLRRDLGDRFASRRRGQEIAVNVDANRCARFGFCEHEAPDVFTLRGDGRLAYKAMVPADQTNAVLRAVEVCPARAITLNRVPTTVLTPLPVERDSDADADTGTDRSTRPGRRPRPRPGPRSVSSASGTGVHRRDGAS; this comes from the coding sequence GTGCGCAGTGCGCAGGAAAGCGTGCATCTCATCGCCGCGACCGTGGGATTTATTTCATTCTTCCTGCTCTGGCTCGCGGTGCTGTCCGGCCTGGTCCTGCGCAACGGCTGGGCACTCACCCGGATACGGCACTCGACCACTCACGCCACGCACTCCACGATCGCCCTGCTCGGGCTCTGTCTCGGGCTCGTGCACGGCTTTGCCCAGCTCGCCTCGCCCGGTGGCCCGGTCCGGCTGGTCGACCAGTTCGTCCCCTTCCTCAACCCGACCGACCCGATCGGCATCGGGGTCGGGACGGTGGCGCTGGAACTGATGGTGGCCACCACGCTCTCCGTACTGATCCAGAGGCGGTTGGGATACGCCCGGTGGCGGGCGCTGCACGCGTTGACGTACGTCGCGTTCATGCTGCTCGTCGCACACGTGCTGATCTCCGGATCGGATGTCGGGCCGCCCGTCGTCTGGGGCAGCGTACTGGTGGCCTGGCTCTCCACTGTGGCGGTGTGGATCACGACCACTCCGTGGATCAGCGACCTCCGCCGTGACCTCGGCGACCGGTTCGCCTCCCGTCGGCGTGGGCAGGAGATCGCCGTCAACGTGGACGCGAACCGGTGCGCCCGGTTCGGCTTCTGTGAACACGAGGCACCCGACGTCTTCACCCTGCGCGGCGACGGACGGCTGGCGTACAAGGCCATGGTGCCGGCCGACCAGACCAACGCGGTGCTCCGTGCCGTCGAGGTCTGCCCGGCGCGGGCGATTACCCTCAACCGGGTGCCGACCACCGTGCTCACCCCGCTTCCGGTCGAGCGGGATTCCGATGCGGACGCCGACACCGGGACCGACCGGTCCACCCGTCCCGGACGCCGCCCCCGGCCCCGCCCGGGCCCCCGGTCCGTCTCCTCGGCCAGCGGCACGGGGGTGCACCGCCGCGACGGTGCGTCGTGA